The proteins below are encoded in one region of Campylobacter helveticus:
- the rpoB gene encoding DNA-directed RNA polymerase subunit beta, whose protein sequence is MLNNKLGNRFRVDFSNISKQIEIPNLLQLQKASFDYFLNLSDTKSESGIEKVFKSIFPIHDPQNRLSLEYVSSEIGKPKYTIRECMERGLTYSVNLKMKIRLTLHEKDEKTGEKVGIKDIKEQEIFIREIPLMTDRVSFIINGVERVVVNQLHRSPGVIFKEEESSTVANKLVYTAQIIPDRGSWLYFEYDAKDVLYVRINKRRKVPITMLFRALGYKKQDIIKLFYPIQTIHVKKDKFLTEFNPNDFVDRVEYDIKDEKGKVVHPAGKRLTKKKIEQLVKDGLKWVEYPLEVLINRYLASPIIDKQSGEVIFDSLTLIDEGKLTKIKEQKSFDIANDLANGVDAAIINSFMQDSETLKLLKQSENLEDENDLAAIRIYKVMRPGEPVVKDAAKAFVNDLFFNPERYDLTKVGRMKMNHKLALDVPEYITVLTNEDIIKTAKYLIKVKNGKGYIDDRDHLGNRRIRSIGELLANELHLGLTKMQKAIRDKFSSLNADLEKVMPYDLINPKMITTTILEFFTGGQLSQFMDQTNPLSEVTHKRRLSALGEGGLVKERAGFEVRDVHATHYGRICPVETPEGQNIGLINTLSTYAKVNELGFVEAPYKKVVNGKVSDEVVYLTATQEEGLFIAPASTKIDAKGNIVEEFVEARQDGETILARREEVQLIDLCSGMVVGVAASLIPFLEHDDANRALMGSNMQRQAVPLLTSSAPIVGTGMERIIARDAWEAVKAKRGGVIEKVDNKSIFILGEDEKGPFIDHYSLEKNLRTNQNTNYVQHPIVKKGDVVEAGQVIADGPSMDQGELAIGKNALIAFMPWNGYNYEDAIVVSERIIREDTFTSVHIYEKEIEARELKDGVEEITKDIPNVKEDDVAHLDESGIAKIGTHIKPGMILVGKVSPKGEVKPTPEERLLRAIFGEKAGHVVNKSLYATASLEGVVVDVKIFTKKGYEKDDRALKSYDKEKMALEKEYHDRLLMMDREEMLRVYALLAKAPLNSEQKVGSKSYKKGQKVAREDLEKVNRFILTSLIKAYSKEIQKQYDDLKNHFQDEKKKLKAEHDEKLEILDKDDILSSGVVKLVKIYIATKRKLKVGDKMAGRHGNKGIVSTIVPEVDMPYLPNGKSVDIALNPLGVPSRMNIGQILESHLGLVGLKLGEQIQEIFDKKQKDFVKTLRKKMLEICSIPRLANEKAFVEGLNDDELLNYARDWSRGVKFATPVFEGVNIKEFAKLFEMAKVDMDGKTELYDGRTGEKIAERVHVGCMYMLKLHHLVDEKVHARSTGPYSLVTQQPVGGKALFGGQRFGEMEVWALEAYGAAHTLREMLTIKSDDVEGRFSAYKALTKGENVPATGIPETFFVLTNELKSLALDVEIFDKDEENE, encoded by the coding sequence ATGTTAAATAATAAATTAGGAAATCGTTTTAGGGTAGATTTCTCCAATATTTCCAAACAAATTGAAATTCCAAATCTTCTTCAATTACAAAAAGCAAGTTTTGATTATTTTTTAAATCTTAGTGATACAAAAAGCGAAAGCGGTATAGAGAAAGTGTTTAAATCCATTTTTCCTATCCACGACCCACAAAATAGACTTTCATTAGAATATGTAAGTAGTGAAATAGGTAAGCCAAAATATACCATAAGAGAATGTATGGAAAGAGGGCTAACTTATTCGGTAAATTTGAAAATGAAAATTCGTCTTACTCTTCACGAAAAAGATGAAAAAACAGGTGAAAAAGTTGGCATTAAGGATATTAAAGAACAAGAGATTTTTATACGCGAAATTCCTTTAATGACAGATAGAGTTTCTTTTATCATTAATGGTGTTGAAAGAGTTGTGGTTAATCAGCTTCATAGAAGTCCGGGTGTTATTTTCAAAGAGGAAGAAAGCTCCACGGTGGCAAATAAGCTTGTTTATACTGCTCAAATCATTCCAGATAGAGGCTCGTGGTTATATTTTGAGTATGATGCCAAAGATGTGCTATATGTTAGGATAAATAAAAGAAGAAAAGTGCCTATAACTATGCTTTTTAGGGCTTTAGGATATAAAAAACAAGATATTATAAAATTATTTTATCCTATCCAAACCATTCATGTGAAAAAAGATAAATTTTTAACGGAATTTAACCCAAATGATTTTGTTGATAGAGTAGAATATGACATAAAAGATGAAAAAGGCAAGGTTGTTCATCCAGCTGGTAAAAGATTAACAAAAAAGAAAATTGAACAGCTTGTTAAAGATGGATTAAAATGGGTGGAATACCCTTTAGAAGTTCTTATAAATAGATATTTGGCAAGTCCTATTATCGATAAGCAAAGTGGAGAGGTGATTTTTGACTCTTTGACTTTGATTGATGAGGGTAAGCTGACTAAAATCAAAGAGCAAAAAAGTTTTGATATAGCAAATGATTTAGCTAATGGCGTGGATGCGGCGATTATTAATTCTTTTATGCAAGATAGTGAAACTCTAAAATTACTTAAGCAAAGCGAAAATTTAGAAGATGAAAACGATTTGGCGGCGATTAGAATTTATAAGGTTATGCGTCCGGGTGAGCCTGTGGTTAAAGATGCGGCTAAGGCTTTTGTAAATGATTTATTTTTTAATCCAGAAAGATATGATTTGACTAAAGTTGGTCGTATGAAGATGAATCATAAATTGGCCCTTGATGTGCCTGAGTATATTACTGTTTTAACAAATGAGGATATCATAAAAACTGCAAAATATCTTATAAAAGTTAAAAATGGTAAAGGATATATTGATGATAGAGACCATTTGGGTAATCGTCGTATCCGCTCTATCGGTGAACTTTTGGCTAATGAGCTTCATTTAGGACTGACCAAAATGCAAAAAGCGATTAGAGATAAATTTAGCTCTTTAAATGCGGATTTAGAGAAGGTTATGCCTTATGATTTGATTAATCCTAAGATGATAACAACAACAATTTTAGAATTTTTTACGGGCGGGCAATTATCGCAATTTATGGACCAGACTAATCCTCTTAGCGAAGTTACACACAAACGCCGTTTGTCCGCACTTGGTGAGGGTGGCTTAGTAAAAGAAAGAGCTGGTTTTGAGGTGCGTGATGTGCATGCAACTCATTATGGTAGAATTTGCCCTGTTGAAACTCCAGAAGGGCAGAATATAGGACTTATCAACACTCTTTCAACTTATGCAAAAGTGAATGAGCTAGGCTTTGTTGAAGCACCTTATAAAAAAGTCGTTAATGGCAAGGTTAGCGATGAAGTGGTTTATCTTACTGCCACTCAAGAAGAGGGTCTATTTATTGCTCCAGCTTCGACAAAAATCGATGCAAAAGGAAATATTGTCGAGGAATTTGTGGAGGCAAGACAAGATGGTGAAACCATCCTTGCAAGAAGAGAAGAGGTTCAATTAATCGACCTTTGCTCTGGTATGGTTGTGGGCGTAGCAGCTTCTTTGATACCTTTCTTAGAGCACGATGACGCAAATAGGGCATTAATGGGTTCAAATATGCAACGCCAAGCTGTGCCACTGCTTACTTCTTCTGCACCTATAGTGGGAACTGGTATGGAAAGAATTATTGCAAGGGACGCGTGGGAGGCTGTTAAGGCTAAGCGTGGGGGAGTGATAGAAAAGGTTGATAATAAAAGCATATTTATTTTAGGTGAAGATGAAAAAGGTCCTTTTATCGACCACTATAGTCTAGAAAAGAATTTAAGAACAAATCAAAATACTAATTATGTTCAACATCCTATCGTTAAAAAGGGTGATGTGGTCGAAGCGGGGCAGGTTATAGCCGATGGTCCTAGTATGGACCAAGGTGAACTTGCTATAGGCAAAAATGCCCTTATCGCTTTTATGCCTTGGAACGGTTACAATTATGAGGATGCCATTGTTGTGAGTGAAAGAATTATCCGTGAGGATACTTTTACAAGTGTGCATATTTATGAAAAAGAAATTGAAGCAAGAGAATTAAAGGACGGCGTTGAGGAAATTACTAAAGATATTCCAAATGTTAAAGAAGATGATGTTGCCCATCTTGATGAAAGCGGTATTGCAAAAATTGGAACTCATATAAAGCCGGGTATGATTTTAGTGGGTAAGGTTTCTCCTAAAGGGGAAGTAAAGCCTACGCCAGAGGAAAGGCTTTTAAGAGCTATTTTTGGAGAAAAAGCTGGGCATGTTGTTAATAAATCTTTATATGCTACTGCTTCCTTAGAGGGTGTGGTTGTTGATGTGAAAATTTTCACTAAAAAAGGTTATGAAAAAGATGATAGAGCCTTAAAGTCTTATGATAAAGAAAAAATGGCTTTAGAAAAAGAGTATCACGACAGACTTTTAATGATGGATAGAGAGGAAATGCTAAGAGTTTATGCTCTTTTAGCTAAGGCACCTTTAAATAGTGAGCAAAAAGTAGGTAGTAAGAGCTATAAAAAGGGGCAAAAAGTTGCTAGGGAGGATTTAGAAAAAGTTAATCGTTTTATCTTAACAAGCCTCATAAAAGCTTATTCTAAAGAGATACAAAAGCAGTATGATGATTTAAAAAATCACTTCCAAGATGAAAAGAAAAAGCTTAAAGCCGAACACGATGAAAAGCTTGAAATTTTAGACAAAGATGATATCTTGTCAAGTGGGGTTGTTAAACTTGTTAAAATTTACATTGCGACAAAAAGAAAACTCAAGGTTGGCGATAAAATGGCGGGACGACACGGAAATAAAGGTATCGTTTCTACCATAGTGCCTGAGGTGGATATGCCTTATCTTCCAAATGGTAAAAGCGTTGATATTGCTTTAAATCCGCTTGGTGTGCCTAGCCGTATGAATATCGGGCAAATTTTAGAGAGCCATTTGGGACTTGTGGGCTTAAAACTAGGTGAGCAAATCCAAGAAATTTTTGATAAAAAGCAAAAAGATTTTGTTAAGACTTTACGCAAGAAAATGCTAGAAATTTGTTCTATCCCGCGTCTTGCAAATGAAAAAGCCTTTGTTGAGGGCTTAAACGATGATGAGCTTTTAAACTATGCAAGAGATTGGAGTAGGGGTGTGAAATTTGCTACTCCTGTTTTTGAGGGGGTTAATATAAAGGAATTTGCCAAACTTTTTGAAATGGCTAAAGTGGATATGGACGGCAAAACAGAACTTTATGACGGACGCACTGGGGAGAAGATTGCTGAGCGTGTGCATGTAGGATGTATGTATATGCTTAAACTTCATCACCTTGTCGATGAAAAAGTGCATGCAAGAAGCACAGGACCTTATAGTCTTGTAACACAACAGCCTGTGGGTGGTAAGGCACTTTTTGGAGGACAGAGATTTGGAGAAATGGAAGTTTGGGCTTTAGAAGCTTATGGAGCTGCACATACTTTGCGTGAAATGCTAACAATAAAATCCGATGATGTTGAAGGGCGTTTTAGTGCCTACAAGGCTTTAACTAAGGGAGAAAATGTCCCAGCCACAGGCATACCTGAAACCTTTTTTGTTTTAACCAACGAGCTTAAATCTTTGGCTTTA
- the rplA gene encoding 50S ribosomal protein L1 — protein MAKITKRLKELTKKIDSEKNYVLNEAVDAVKTLASAKFDETVEIALKLNVDPRHADQMVRGSVVLPAGTGKKVRVAVIAKDAKADEAQAAGADIVGSDDLVEEIQKGNMNFDVLIATPNLMGLVGKVGRILGPKGLMPNPKTGTVTMDVAQAVHNAKSGQVNFRVDKQGNIHAGLGKVSFTKEKLLENISTFVKAINKHKPDAAKGRYIKNAALSLTMSPSVKLDVQELLDMK, from the coding sequence ATGGCGAAAATTACAAAAAGATTAAAAGAATTAACGAAAAAGATTGATTCTGAAAAAAATTATGTTTTAAATGAAGCGGTAGATGCTGTAAAAACTCTTGCTTCAGCTAAATTTGATGAGACAGTTGAGATTGCTTTAAAGCTTAATGTTGACCCAAGACACGCTGACCAAATGGTGCGTGGTTCGGTAGTTTTACCTGCTGGAACGGGTAAGAAAGTCCGTGTGGCTGTGATTGCTAAAGATGCAAAAGCTGATGAAGCGCAAGCTGCTGGAGCGGATATAGTAGGAAGCGATGATTTGGTGGAAGAAATTCAAAAGGGTAATATGAATTTCGATGTGTTAATTGCAACACCAAATTTAATGGGACTTGTGGGTAAAGTTGGTAGAATTTTAGGACCTAAGGGTTTAATGCCAAATCCTAAAACAGGCACGGTAACTATGGATGTGGCACAAGCTGTGCATAATGCAAAAAGCGGACAGGTAAATTTCCGCGTTGATAAGCAAGGAAATATCCACGCAGGACTTGGAAAAGTAAGCTTTACAAAAGAAAAACTTTTGGAAAATATTAGCACCTTTGTTAAGGCGATTAATAAGCATAAACCAGATGCTGCAAAGGGAAGATATATTAAAAACGCTGCACTTTCTTTAACGATGAGTCCTTCGGTTAAACTTGATGTGCAAGAGCTTTTAGATATGAAATAA
- the nusG gene encoding transcription termination/antitermination protein NusG, producing MSEHKWYAIQTYAGSEMAVKKAIENLVKDNKIEERLKEIVVPTEDVIEFKNGKEKISERSLYSGYVFANLDLDTELWHRIQSLPKVGRFIGESKKPTPLSEKDISLILEKAYNKAAPKPKISFEEGENVRITEGPFANFTGIVEEYDMVRGLLKLNVSIFGRSTPVEILYSQVEKVI from the coding sequence ATGAGCGAACATAAATGGTATGCAATCCAAACTTATGCAGGTAGTGAAATGGCTGTCAAAAAAGCCATTGAAAATTTAGTTAAAGATAATAAAATCGAGGAGCGATTAAAAGAAATTGTCGTTCCAACTGAAGATGTGATTGAATTTAAAAATGGTAAGGAAAAAATTAGCGAAAGAAGTTTGTATTCTGGTTATGTTTTTGCAAATTTGGACCTAGATACAGAGCTTTGGCATCGCATTCAGTCTTTACCAAAAGTGGGGCGTTTTATAGGCGAGTCCAAAAAACCCACGCCTTTAAGTGAGAAGGATATTAGTTTAATTTTAGAAAAAGCTTATAATAAAGCTGCTCCTAAACCTAAAATTTCTTTTGAAGAGGGAGAAAATGTAAGGATTACGGAGGGACCTTTTGCGAATTTCACAGGTATAGTGGAGGAGTATGATATGGTTCGTGGTTTATTGAAGCTTAATGTTTCTATTTTTGGGCGTTCGACACCAGTAGAAATTTTGTATTCTCAAGTTGAGAAAGTCATTTAA
- the rplK gene encoding 50S ribosomal protein L11, producing the protein MAKKVVGEIKLQIAATKANPSPPVGPALGQQGVNIMEFCKAFNERTKDMAGFNIPVVITVYADKSFTFITKQPPATDLIKKAAGISKGADNPLKNKVGKLTRAQVLDIVDKKLADLNTKDRDQAAKIIAGSARSMGVEIVD; encoded by the coding sequence ATGGCTAAAAAGGTCGTAGGCGAAATTAAATTGCAAATCGCTGCTACAAAAGCGAATCCATCACCTCCTGTTGGTCCAGCTTTAGGTCAGCAAGGTGTTAATATTATGGAATTTTGTAAAGCTTTTAACGAAAGAACAAAGGATATGGCAGGTTTTAATATCCCTGTTGTAATTACAGTTTATGCAGATAAAAGCTTTACTTTTATTACTAAACAGCCTCCTGCTACGGATTTGATTAAAAAAGCAGCGGGTATTAGTAAAGGTGCGGACAACCCACTTAAAAATAAGGTTGGTAAGCTAACTCGTGCGCAAGTTTTGGATATAGTAGATAAAAAACTTGCGGATTTGAACACTAAAGATAGAGACCAAGCTGCTAAGATTATTGCGGGTTCGGCTCGTTCTATGGGTGTTGAAATCGTAGATTGA
- a CDS encoding amino acid ABC transporter ATP-binding protein — protein sequence MSILKIENLVKFYGSHRALNHINLEVKQKEVVVILGPSGCGKSTLLRCINGLEEIASGAIYIDGEKITKDYKHWTKIRQKVGMVFQSYELFEHLSVKENILLGPLKVQKRDKEEVLNEAKIWLEKVGLLHKLEAYPRELSGGQKQRIAIVRSLCMNPMLMLFDEVTAALDPEIVREVLEVMLNLAKEGMTMLIVTHEMGFAKAVADKIVFMDNGEIVEISKPEEFFQSPKTQRAKKFLNLFDFHQ from the coding sequence ATGAGTATATTAAAGATAGAAAATTTAGTGAAATTTTATGGCTCACATAGGGCTTTAAATCATATCAATTTAGAAGTTAAACAAAAAGAAGTTGTTGTTATTTTAGGACCAAGTGGCTGTGGGAAATCGACCCTACTTCGTTGCATTAATGGACTTGAGGAGATTGCCTCTGGGGCGATTTACATTGATGGGGAGAAAATTACTAAAGATTATAAGCACTGGACAAAAATACGACAAAAAGTGGGTATGGTGTTTCAATCTTACGAGCTTTTTGAGCATTTAAGTGTGAAAGAAAACATACTTTTAGGACCTTTAAAAGTGCAAAAGAGAGATAAGGAAGAGGTTTTAAATGAGGCTAAAATTTGGCTTGAAAAAGTGGGACTTTTACACAAACTTGAGGCGTATCCAAGGGAGCTTAGTGGGGGACAAAAGCAACGCATCGCCATAGTGAGAAGCCTTTGTATGAATCCTATGCTAATGCTTTTTGATGAAGTTACGGCGGCTTTGGACCCGGAGATTGTGAGGGAGGTTTTAGAGGTAATGCTTAATCTTGCTAAAGAGGGTATGACTATGCTTATTGTTACGCACGAAATGGGCTTTGCTAAGGCTGTGGCAGATAAAATCGTCTTTATGGATAATGGCGAGATAGTCGAAATTTCTAAGCCCGAAGAATTTTTTCAAAGCCCAAAAACCCAGAGAGCGAAGAAATTTTTAAATCTTTTTGATTTTCATCAATGA
- a CDS encoding glycosyltransferase family 25 protein, with amino-acid sequence MKIFIINLKRSLERKKLMQKQIERFFENYPNLKDEISFEFFEAIDAKIKENMEKFTSYFPKFRSLAFCGRGGCGILDTELACFASHLSLWQKCVELNEAVLILEDDFYFEGGGDFAEFLNFLKETPYEFVKVKFRNYGYKHIKDKLYLCEKRFSFGAFAYYIKPSAALKWLDNLKKMYYPIDFYTDMFYIHKVMSYIWVDENFKLKIPENEQSVIGSQVKSPFFFIAKLARPFWKLYWHLRFYVFFLMKSLKS; translated from the coding sequence ATGAAAATTTTTATTATCAATTTAAAAAGAAGTTTGGAGCGTAAAAAGCTTATGCAAAAACAAATAGAAAGATTTTTTGAAAATTATCCAAATTTAAAAGATGAGATAAGCTTTGAATTTTTTGAAGCCATAGATGCGAAAATAAAAGAAAATATGGAAAAATTTACCTCTTATTTTCCTAAATTTCGTTCTCTTGCTTTTTGTGGTAGAGGGGGTTGTGGCATTTTAGATACTGAACTTGCTTGCTTTGCAAGTCATCTTAGCCTATGGCAAAAATGTGTAGAGCTTAATGAGGCGGTCTTGATTTTAGAAGATGATTTTTATTTTGAGGGGGGGGGGGACTTCGCCGAATTTCTTAACTTTTTAAAAGAGACCCCTTATGAATTTGTAAAGGTTAAATTCCGCAATTACGGCTATAAGCACATTAAGGATAAACTTTATCTTTGTGAAAAAAGATTTTCTTTTGGTGCTTTTGCCTATTATATCAAACCTAGTGCCGCATTAAAATGGCTTGATAATTTAAAAAAGATGTATTATCCCATAGATTTTTATACAGATATGTTTTATATCCACAAGGTTATGAGTTATATTTGGGTCGATGAGAACTTTAAGCTTAAAATACCAGAAAATGAGCAAAGCGTCATCGGCTCTCAAGTTAAAAGTCCATTTTTCTTTATAGCTAAATTAGCAAGACCTTTTTGGAAGCTTTATTGGCATTTGCGTTTTTATGTTTTTTTCTTAATGAAGTCTTTAAAATCATAA
- the rplJ gene encoding 50S ribosomal protein L10: MTRSEKVEVIAKLEEGFKASEAIVVCNYKGLSTKKLEELRNNARENGVEVKIIKNTLANIALNNSGKTGLVLKDTNIYLWGEDQLSVTKVAAKFEENNDLFQIKTAFIDGEVADVAKVKALAKMPSRNELLAMLLQVWNAPITNFTIGLNALKNKKETEN; encoded by the coding sequence GTGACTAGAAGCGAGAAAGTAGAAGTTATCGCTAAGCTTGAAGAGGGTTTTAAAGCAAGTGAAGCCATTGTGGTATGTAACTACAAGGGACTTAGCACAAAAAAACTTGAAGAGCTTAGAAATAATGCAAGAGAAAATGGTGTTGAAGTTAAAATCATTAAAAACACTTTGGCTAACATTGCTCTCAATAATTCCGGTAAAACAGGTTTAGTTCTTAAAGATACAAACATTTATCTTTGGGGCGAAGACCAGTTGAGCGTAACTAAAGTCGCGGCAAAATTTGAAGAAAATAATGATTTGTTTCAAATTAAAACCGCCTTTATTGATGGCGAAGTTGCAGATGTCGCTAAGGTTAAAGCTTTGGCTAAAATGCCTTCACGCAATGAGTTGCTTGCTATGCTTTTGCAAGTTTGGAATGCGCCGATTACCAATTTTACCATTGGTTTAAATGCGTTAAAAAATAAAAAAGAAACAGAAAATTAA
- the rpmG gene encoding 50S ribosomal protein L33 — protein MRVKVGLKCEECGDINYSTYKNSKNTTEKLELKKYCPRLKKHTLHKEVKLKS, from the coding sequence ATGAGAGTTAAAGTTGGTTTAAAGTGTGAAGAATGTGGAGATATTAATTACAGCACTTATAAAAATAGCAAAAATACTACGGAAAAATTAGAGCTTAAGAAATATTGTCCAAGATTAAAAAAACACACACTTCATAAAGAAGTTAAGCTAAAAAGTTAA
- the rplL gene encoding 50S ribosomal protein L7/L12 has translation MAISKEDVLEYISNLSVLELSELVKEFEEKFGVSAAPVMVAGGAVAGGAVAAAEEKTEFDIVLTDSGAKKIEVIKIVRALTGLGLKEAKDAVEQTPSTLKEGVAKADAEEAKKQLEEAGAKVELK, from the coding sequence ATGGCAATTTCTAAAGAAGATGTATTAGAATATATTTCAAATTTAAGCGTTCTTGAGTTATCAGAACTTGTAAAAGAATTTGAAGAAAAATTTGGTGTTTCAGCAGCTCCTGTGATGGTAGCTGGTGGTGCTGTTGCTGGTGGTGCTGTTGCTGCGGCTGAAGAAAAAACTGAATTTGATATCGTTTTAACTGATAGTGGTGCGAAGAAAATTGAGGTTATTAAAATTGTTCGTGCTCTTACAGGTCTTGGACTTAAAGAGGCAAAAGATGCAGTTGAGCAAACTCCTTCGACTTTAAAAGAGGGTGTTGCTAAAGCAGATGCTGAAGAGGCTAAAAAACAACTCGAAGAAGCTGGTGCTAAGGTAGAGTTAAAATAA
- the secE gene encoding preprotein translocase subunit SecE: protein MEKLVTYFKLSKAELRKVIFPLKEQVRNAYITVFIVVAVVSLFLALVDWIMSSIVSSIV from the coding sequence ATGGAAAAATTAGTAACTTATTTTAAATTATCAAAAGCTGAATTAAGGAAAGTGATTTTTCCTTTAAAAGAACAAGTAAGGAATGCCTATATTACCGTGTTTATCGTGGTAGCTGTGGTTTCTTTATTTTTAGCATTAGTGGATTGGATTATGTCTTCTATTGTTTCTTCCATAGTGTGA
- the tuf gene encoding elongation factor Tu, whose protein sequence is MAKEKFSRNKPHVNIGTIGHVDHGKTTLTAAISAVLSRRGLAELKDYDNIDNAPEEKERGITIATSHIEYETENRHYAHVDCPGHADYVKNMITGAAQMDGAILVVSAADGPMPQTREHILLSRQVGVPYIVVFMNKADMVDDAELLELVEMEIRELLSSYDFPGDDTPIVSGSALQALEEAKAGQDGEWSAKILELMKAVDEYIPTPVRDTEKDFLMPIEDVFSISGRGTVVTGRIEKGVVKVGDTIEIVGIKDTQTTTVTGVEMFRKEMDQGEAGDNVGVLLRGTKKEDVLRGMVLAKPKSITPHTDFEAEVYILNKDEGGRHTPFFNNYRPQFYVRTTDVTGSIKLADGVEMVMPGENVRITVSLIAPVALEEGTRFAIREGGKTVGSGVVSKIIK, encoded by the coding sequence ATGGCTAAAGAAAAATTTTCTCGTAACAAGCCACATGTGAATATAGGAACCATCGGTCACGTAGACCACGGTAAAACTACTCTAACAGCTGCTATTTCTGCTGTTTTATCAAGAAGAGGTTTGGCAGAGCTTAAGGACTATGATAATATCGACAATGCTCCTGAAGAAAAAGAGCGTGGTATTACCATTGCAACTTCTCACATCGAGTATGAGACAGAAAATCGCCACTATGCACATGTGGATTGTCCTGGACACGCCGACTATGTTAAAAATATGATTACAGGTGCTGCGCAAATGGACGGAGCGATTTTGGTTGTTTCTGCTGCAGATGGTCCTATGCCACAAACTAGAGAGCACATTTTGCTTTCTCGTCAGGTAGGTGTTCCTTATATCGTTGTTTTTATGAACAAGGCTGATATGGTTGATGATGCTGAGCTTTTAGAGTTGGTTGAAATGGAAATTAGAGAGTTATTAAGCTCGTATGATTTCCCAGGCGATGATACTCCTATCGTTTCAGGTTCTGCTCTTCAAGCTTTAGAAGAAGCTAAGGCTGGACAAGATGGCGAGTGGTCAGCTAAGATTCTTGAGCTTATGAAAGCAGTAGATGAGTATATCCCAACTCCTGTGCGTGATACTGAAAAAGATTTCCTAATGCCAATTGAAGATGTTTTTTCAATTTCTGGTCGTGGAACCGTTGTAACAGGTAGGATTGAAAAAGGTGTAGTAAAAGTAGGCGATACTATCGAAATCGTAGGTATTAAAGATACTCAAACTACAACTGTAACTGGTGTTGAAATGTTTAGAAAAGAAATGGACCAAGGTGAAGCTGGTGATAATGTCGGTGTGCTTTTAAGAGGAACTAAAAAAGAAGATGTTCTTCGTGGTATGGTTCTTGCTAAACCTAAGTCTATCACTCCACATACAGATTTTGAGGCAGAGGTTTATATCTTAAATAAAGATGAGGGTGGTCGCCATACTCCATTCTTTAATAACTATCGCCCACAATTTTATGTAAGAACAACTGATGTTACAGGTTCTATTAAATTGGCTGATGGTGTTGAAATGGTTATGCCGGGTGAGAATGTAAGAATTACTGTTAGTCTTATCGCTCCAGTAGCTCTTGAAGAAGGAACTCGTTTTGCTATCCGTGAAGGTGGTAAGACTGTAGGTTCTGGTGTTGTTTCTAAAATTATTAAATAA